A single Thermoanaerobacterales bacterium DNA region contains:
- a CDS encoding chemotaxis protein CheW has protein sequence VLEVLRLPADSIEPPPPVINGIDSAYLRGIALWGERLIIMLDTEKVLIEAEQEELRGADMSVQATA, from the coding sequence CGTCCTCGAGGTCCTGCGCCTGCCGGCGGACAGCATCGAGCCCCCGCCGCCGGTGATCAACGGGATCGACTCCGCCTACCTGCGGGGCATCGCCCTCTGGGGCGAGCGGTTGATCATCATGCTGGACACCGAGAAGGTCCTGATAGAAGCGGAACAGGAGGAGTTGCGCGGGGCGGACATGTCCGTGCAGGCCACGGCTTAG